Genomic window (Arcobacter aquimarinus):
GAGCTTTTGCTTATGTAATTGATGATTTGATATTAACTGTTATTGTAATGGTTATTTTTTGGGGAAAGATATCAGCTGTTAGTCATGATATGGAAGCTTTAATGTTTCTTTTGAAAACTGATTTAGTTATGCCTTTAATTACTTTAAAAGTTTTATATCATACTTTCTTTGTTTGGTATTATGGTGCAACTATAGGAAAAATTGTTGCAAAAATAAGAGTTATTGATGCAGGACATTGGGGTAGAGTTTCTATTTTTTCTGCATTTTTGAGAGCTGTTGGAAGAATTTTTTCTGAAATGTTTTTTTATGTAGGTTTCTTAATTGGATTTTTTAATGAAGGAAGAAAAACATTTCATGATATTACAGGTAAAACGTTGGTAGTTAATGTATAAAAAAATAATTAGTACTTTAGTAATAACATCTGCTTTATTACAAGCTCAAGAAATTAAAAATGAAAAATTTCAATTAGTTGCTGAGGATTTAAAATCAAAGGAAAATGTGTTAACGGCAACTGGAAATGTTGTTATATTTTCTCCTACTTATTATTTAAGTGCAGATAAAGCTATATATCACAAAGAAAGTGAAATTTTTGAATTATTTGATAATGTTTTAATTATAAAAGATAATAATATCCAAACTCA
Coding sequences:
- a CDS encoding RDD family protein, yielding MQNNTNNLQLASMRSRAFAYVIDDLILTVIVMVIFWGKISAVSHDMEALMFLLKTDLVMPLITLKVLYHTFFVWYYGATIGKIVAKIRVIDAGHWGRVSIFSAFLRAVGRIFSEMFFYVGFLIGFFNEGRKTFHDITGKTLVVNV